The Pungitius pungitius chromosome 4, fPunPun2.1, whole genome shotgun sequence nucleotide sequence ACGGGCTTCCAGCTGTGgctggaggagaacaggaaGAGCATCAGCGCCGACCACCCCGagctggaggagacggaggtCATCAAGGAGGCCATGGGGCGCTTCAGGACGCTGTCTGCAGAGGAGCGActggtgagccccccccccccccgccactccCCTCAGTCGATGGGTGAATTAACAGGAGGGGGTGTAATGACACACCTCCCCCTTTCATCCACACCGTCCTTAATAGGCATCGATGTCTGTGCCTGACCCGGCATACATCAAGACCCTCAGCAGAGAGCCGGAGGACactcgacgggggggggggggggggggcggggggcacttGTTGCTTGGGAACCCTGCAGAGTGCGTTGGGGCCGCGAGGGCACAAAGCATTGATCTTATGATAATCGCAGTGAGCCGGCTGCAGGGGAAACGCCTGCGTGACCGCTGatggtgcttttattttgaaggatcATGTGATCTGGCTGAAGACGATCCTTTATCtgtcatttaataaataataaaggtaGGATTAGTTCTCCTGGTGCTGGAACAGGTTGTGTAGGTCGTTCTTCACCTGAGGGCGTACCTTCCACCCCATCAGTGTCCGCCACACTGAGACGTCCTCAGACTCTGACGTCTACGGTCCCCAACCACCGGGCCCCGGGCCGTTCGGTACCGCTTCATTTAGagaaatgactcttcttctctcccagtTAGAGGCGCTGGTTCCTCCTGGCAGAGCAgaaccagacaggaagtgagagtCTTACTTAAAAATACGCGATACTggtatttctccccccccccccccccccccccccgtaattaACTACAGCATTCAGTCAAATACAATAAATTGACAGTTGCCGTGTGAGACGTCAGCGcgttgtattgtgtgtgtttgaatataaatgggggttaagtgtgtgtgtgttggggggggggggggcctctggcTCTCACCAGGCCCGATGATTCATCCTAACTCCATTACGTCCAGGGAAGCGCTTCCTTTTGTCTCTGCTcggacagaaaaataaataaataaacaaaaccacGCGCAGGGAAAAGAGGCAGCAGGCTGTCAGTGGTGATTACACATGACAGGGggctatttgtgtgtgtctgtgtgcgtctgtgcgcgGGGGTCTCATCCAGGTGCATCGGAACAGAACGATGTGACTTTGTGCTGTTGTCATTAACGTGTATTTCATACCAacctttcttcatttatttttttgcatcgTTTCATTCAGTCGTGGACGGAAAGAGCAAAAAGCCAAACGGGAGACGCAGCGgacctgaagaagaggaagagaggaggaggaggaggtgatgaagaAGGAGCGGCCGGAGGAGATGACGAACATGGACCGGTGGAAGCAGATGAAAATAGTGCCAAGAAGAAGAGATCTTTGGATCCCTCCGCCAAGCTTTCAGCGTTTGCTTTTAACAAAAACTGACTTTTAAATCCTCGATGCGTCCGTGCTGCAGGTTCTGTTCTTTCAGGCACTTGATCAGAACATTTAAAGAGGCCTTGGGTTATTGATCAGGTAGACCTTCATTTCTTACATTCATGACATTTCTTCTGTGTATTTTAAAAgttgaataaatgtaaatgtttgttgGTTCACTTTTCCTCGATGTTCATTTTTGATATAAAAGGTAGAAGTCACAGATGGGTTCTTATTGTGTTGTTTACCCATGATGCATCATTTCGACCCCACATTAAATTGACTCCTGTTCACTGGGAAGTTAAGGTCCTACATCTGTGCGGgcaatgtaaatatgtatatttttataataatacatCTTTATAAAGATGCAACCTATTTAAATAATTCTAGAATAAGTCATGTTTTGCATACAGGAATATAAGCGACGAagaatttgatttaaattagtttttttggTTTCTGGCAGTTTTTTTACGTATACGTGGCGCATAAGTCAACATACAATTAAAGATGTGTTTCACTTGAATAACCATCTCCATGACAAACCGTACTTTCATCTCTCTGATTAGTGAATTCACTCCTGAGATATTAGACACTGACGCATGTGAACGTTTTAAAACTCGGTTGCGTTATGGTGATCGTGTACTTGTACTTGTGTGAGGTTTGTAACCGAGTAGTTGTACTCTTCAGGATACTTTTGTAAGTAAAGTCCCTGGTGAAAGATGttggctccgcccccgtggAAGCGGGCAGCCAATGGGAGCGGCCCTGGATTATCCTGCTCGTATAAAGCCTCGAGGATCCCGGCGCGTTGAACCCACTGAACGCAAGTGAGACGTCACGCGACGCACTGACTCAACAAGTGCAAGTCCACCACAGAAGAAGTAGTGATGGAGCCCTCCGAACCGACCGAGCAGCTGGACGGCGGCTCCGCGCTGAACGGACACTTGGACCGGACGGTGAAGCGGCCGGTACCGGGCGGCTCCGGGTGCGCTCCTCCCACCTCCGCCGCCGCTACCGCGTCTGCCGCGTCCGGCGCGGCGCGGCCGGTGATTGCGGGCGGGCGGGAGGAGCGCACCCGGAGCGTGGAGGACAACCAGACCAGCCTCCCGTCCCTGGCCGCGGCGTACACCACCATCCTGCGGGGACTGGGCGAGGACCCGCAGCGGCAGGGGCTGCTGAAGACCCCGTGGAGAGCCGCCACCGCCATGCAGTTCTTCACCAAAGGGTACCAGGAGAATCTCATCGGTGAGTCCTCTGGCGCCACAGAGCCGCTCTGGGGGGGTTTggattgattgacaggtggcagGTAAACACTCCTCACACCGCCAAGGTGTGTCCTGTCTTTACTCCACTTCATACGACTTTGTAAAGATTTTACAGTAGTTTCAAGTGCTTCAATGATAAGGGGACACTTTTATAATTGTCTTTTTACCTGGTCTCCACCTCACTCTGAAAACAATGCCTTTCTGGCCCGGTAATTATTACGCTGGTTCCTTTTTGTACATTTCACACGAAATAATCAATTTAGTGATTTTACTTGAACACATCGCCTTTTTGTGCAAATATGTAACGTTGTCCTCGTGTATCCAGTTCATTTtaagtaaatgtttttgttcacaCCACGTAATCTCTACCGAACCACTGTGTCACGTGACTCCACGAGGTCCAAAGCACCTGGGCAATATGAGAGAAACCTGGCGCCCAGCGCGTGCTCGGGCCGTGACGTCAGAGGACAATTCCCGGTATTTGTGGTAGAACCTACAAGGCGCAAACGAACTTAATGGACGGAGCTATTTGGGTAGGTAATGTATAATTAATATTTAAGGTTACTTAAGTTTAAGATGTGCAAACTGAGTGAACTGGTCAGTTTAGCATGTTGGCTAGTTAGGCTAACGGCTAACGGGCGGTGTCCTCGCGTGCGtgggaatttttttttgaagattcatatttactgttatttaatataatattcGGAGTAATAGATAAAAAAGTAAAGGACGTTAACCGTTGACCCACGGTAAAGTGAAATTAGGACTGTCCCTACATTTTAAGTTGCATAAATAACATGGATACCTCAGTGACTTGGatgaaaacaaatatgaaaGACATGAACTTTCTTTCTTGGACCAAGAAATAGATTAGAAAAGGAATCCACTACATGTAAAAGTAGATGCATCAATAGCTGTCTAAACGTCTTTCTGTTAACATCTTATTTGGCATTTTCGTATCTGTAGACTATGAATTGTCAACTTAAACCTACATATCAAAGGGCTAGAAATCCCAatggtttgtgttttatgtgtatATTGCGATATCTTCGGGCAGTATAGGCCACACCCTCAATATCTCTGCTTTATTACTGATTCTTTAAGGTGGAAACATTTCATCCTGTTTGTGGAGATAGTCTCTATTTATGTAATGAAGTATAAAGTGGCATAAAGCGATGCACTCGTATTTATGTAGAGCGCTGTTTGCTTTTCTAACAAGTTTACGATGGAATGATTCTGCTTAGATTAGTTTCATCATCTGGTCTAGACACCGATCAGTGGAAAGCCTCTCCTCACTCTACGTGACCAACATGGCCCTTAGCTTAGCTATGCTTTCTGATGGTCACTGATGTGTTTTCATCGAGTGACTTCAGTCAGGAAGTACAAAAAAGAATTGTGTTGTGGACATTCAAGAAAGTTGTCATGGCCTCTGGTGCATACATTGGACAAGACCAATTAGCAAGGAAATGAGACCATTAAAGAGCTACAGCATTAATATCATTGTTCAtgagtggctgcctcatccagttcaaagcactggtgctcacgtagcatgctgtgaatggatggggtccagtctccatccaggacctggtggaaccctccatcccaacatcaagctgcttgttcctcactgagagcagaacactggactagatctccactctttgctgtcctgctcctagatggtggaaggagctctgtgatgacatcaggaccacagagagccttcacatcttcacactaaacactaacatACTGTAGACCTTAAGCTGGATCTTATAATGGATCTGATCTAGAACCTgttgtacatcggcttatttgatgaaattgtattttcttgttACTTCAGAGTTTGTTTCTTTAGTGTCAGCTCactgacatgtaatgtaacttaAAGAATTGTATTCTCCGATCAATACATTaatggcagatttttttttttgtcgggaTGTAAagaactttgacctttttaataGACCTAATTGTTTATTCATGGGACATATTCAGTTTCACACTTCTGAcagacatttgtatttttaatgaaCCTGATGCCCTTCAGCTCTTGAGTCATGTTCGGTTTCACATGGGACGCCCCCCATCTGGAGGTGGTTTTGTGGGGGATGTTTTGTGCGCTTTATGAAACAAGGAAGGAATGTCTGGTATGGGGGGGTGTAAATGTGAGTTGGTCTTAGCGGTAGGAGGGGACGATGGAGACGCTGATGGTGTCTCGCAGGCTCCTGATTGGCTGTTGCAGGAGACTCCCCCCTTTTCGTCCGAAGAGCAGAGAGCACCAGGGCTGTTTGTGGAGTGATTTGTTAACGTCGCACTGTTTGATCAGAGTTGGTGCGTCGTGTGCTCGGGTCACGGGTCCAGCTTTGAACCCGTCACCAGCACAAAATCACATGACCAACAGATGCAGAGATTTAACCCTAAATCTCAGTTTGCAATTTTACACCAACTTGCACCAGACGGTGTTCATCCACAAGATCAGAATCTCACTCGAATGATGACGTCATTGAGCCTCTGTAGCAGATCGTGACCTGACGAGCTTCATGGCCTGACTGACAGCTGTGCTTCATCTGACACGGCGTGCGTTCgtttgtgtctcctcctcctggttcctCCATGGTAACCATGTCAGCTGGTGCAACTAACGAGGCCCTTGAGTTGCATCAGGTGGGCTCCAGAACATCTCAACATCAGAATTacagaattgtgtgtgtgtgtgtgtgtgtccaagagGAGACGAGATGTTCCATCAGGCCTCGTCTGTGGAGGAAACACTAGCGTCTCTCACGAGGTGGAGAGGATGAAGTGGAGTGTGGTGCTGGGGAGGTTCTCCACAGTGAAGGTTAACATCAGACGTGAAGAGGCAGCAGAGGCCGAAGCAACAGGTCGCATCTGTTGATTTTCCCCCCcaacaggaaatgaaaagaTGGCGCTGTGAGCGCGAGCGGCGCCTGCGTCCTCACAAACAGATAAAGAGCTTTATTGGACCCCGGCAACTGAAAATGCAATAAAGCATTGAGCAGAGCTATAATTAGACCTTTGCTGTTTACAGAAGACAAAGATGCGATAAAAGGATGGCGGTGAGCGTCCCCGCCGTCCTctgggggacaggaagtgatgcggGACGGCATTTATATAGATGCATCTATCGGGTGTATTTAGCTTATTAAAAAGAGGGTCGTCTGACTCTTTAATGGATTTCAAGTGACTCTCTTTATTCCACTTTTATTCAGAATCACTTTCACTTGTTTACTGGTTCTGTTGGTAAATAACTGTTTAGTTCTAACTAGTAATAATGAAGTTATTGATAAATGTAATGGTATATTTAAGCCTGTTTTGTACTGATGGCGTGTCCTTCATGAAGACAGTGTTTTGTCTTCTGTGCAGACGTGCTGAACGACGCCATCTTCGATGAGGACCACGACGAGATGGTGATCGTCAAAGACATCGACATGTTCTCCATGTGTGAACATCACCTGGTGCCCATCTTCGGCAGGGTGAGCGCCCAAATGTCCTTATCTGTCCCGCTGATGGCTTCATTCAGCGATCGATTGATTCTTGTTTGAAGTTTGTTTTTCGCCGTTGAGGCTTAAACGTCACAGGTCATTGTGGAGGAAGCTCCAAATATTCCTAATCAAATACTTAGATTTATACAGATTTCAAACAAGAAGAATCAAACATTTTACCCAGAGGGCAACTGGTCTGATTCACTGAGAACAAGGGATCTGATCTGgttatttctccttttcttaGTCTCCACTAGGAAGCCTGATtgacctcttcctcttcctcctcttcctcctcctccagcagcaggtgcACGTTGTTAAACACATCAACGAGCAGCTGATCTTTTTCCACCATGAATGATCTCTGATGACAAACACTTACCAcacctcctgtgtgtgtctgccatcAGGTGGCTTTTTATGCttctaacgcccccccccccctcttctatcAGCCTCTCATCTGTCCCTCAGTGACTCaacatgctcctcctcctcctcctcctcttcatcctctttaGATGGCGGCAGGTTTGTAGTTTCAGGATATTGATCTCGTTTGTAACAGATCAGTTGGGACACTTCAGGGTGTCACTAGTCTGATGAACCTTCTGTCCTTTGTGTCGTTTCAGTCTCCAGCTGcctcaagaaataaaatgaaaccaaaGGTTAAAGAGTGTAAATAACGTTTCTCCTCCATTTTCAGTTAGTGAAGACATCTCTGATGTTAAAGTCTGTGACATCATAAACAAACTAGTTAGTAAATGAAACGGTTTACAGCCATCAAACGAGGGTCCATCCGTTACattgtgatgcgttcaggctccgCTCGGAACGGACCATTATAACGTTATCGTGATGTGTTCACGTGTAATCTGTCAAATGGAGTTTTTGTGGGAAACTaatccagatgttttttctACTAGCTCgaatagaaaaaaatgtttgggtaTTTGTAATTATgtgttttgtaaaatgtaaattactCTAAAATAAATTTAATAAGACCGAGTAACGTTTGTCGTTTAAATCATGAGCTCCGACGTAACGACCCACTGGTGGTTGTTACGTCATCAGAGGAGTCCGTCACGGTCCGCCTGCTCGATGCCCGCATGTCCGGCAGGAAGAAGAGATCTCTGACGAGAGAAAGGGCAACAAGCGCGCAAAGTGTGTCTGAcatttgaggtgtgtgtgtgtgtgtgtgtgtgtgtgtgtgtgtgtgtgtgtgtgtgtgtgcgtgcgttacAGCCTCCAGACATCAATGATTCTCCGGCTCTCGCTCGTCTTTTGTTCCTCCGCCTGCTTCTCTTCTGTTGCTTCACACACTTTGGGTTAAAGCACCGGTTTCTCAGGGTAATCCCTTGTGTTTCAGAGTTCTAATAACATTAACAGGGTTAATAACATGATGGCATAAGGAGGCCCTTTTTAAGGCCAGGATGGAGACCTACGTTTGTGTCCACATGCTGCACCTCGCTGAGGTCACAGGTCAATGCGcttgagcgcccccccccctgaatagATGTCTCCCTCGTACAAATAGAATCACGGTGGAACCGACGTTGAAGTTGGCGCGGTCACTATGGCAACGGAACCCCGCGCTGACGTCCAGCTACGTTGCCTTGGACGGGCGTGTCGACACCGCGGTCCACACGGTGCAGATTACGCTGCTCAGTCAGGCGGCTAATTCACATTTTATTGAACTAACGGGATTTTGaacgggattttttttttttaaataaacaactaaaaatcCCTGGTTTTTATGCAGTTTCATGCAGATATTCATCTTTTGAATTTGCAGCATTAGGTGGTATTTACGCCATGGCTTTCCCTCTAATGCCCCAGAGGGTTCTTTGCAGCACGGTTGGGTCTTTGCTGTGGAAGGaaggcttctttttcttcttctgtttggaCCACAGAACAAAGTGGTCAGAAACCTGTTCCCAGTGTCGGGGGGCCTGCtagctcccccctcccccccccccatgacgtCTGCCTCATCAGGACCATCAAGGGTTGCACGGCACTCCTCCGTAAACCAAGCGGTTTGAAGGTCTTCATGTGGTCCTGAGCCCACTGCAACCCTACATCTGAAGTTTGGGAGActcctgctgcttttaaaaGCCGTTTAGTGGCTGCTCTCAACTCTACGCATTTGTTTGGCAGAACTCCTTATTTTGCTTTTGTCTGAACAAACCTTCAGTTTGATCCCACACAATTCTTTTGGAAATATCTAATGTTGTGATACCAGATACTGAGAATTACCTTTCATTAACAAAGACCACCCCGCCAAAATAAGAGAATCCATCTGGTTCCCATGAGCTTCTGCACCACCCGCCTTGCTTCGGGGATGCAGGGCGTAGCTGGTGTGGAGTGTCTGATCCTGATCTTTCTCCTGGGTGCAGGTTCACATCGGCTACCTCCCCAACAAGAGAGTCCTGGGCCTCAGCAAGCTGGCCAGGTGAGTCGATTCCCACCTCATTATGTGCACGTGTGGGAGTGTCTTTAAGCTGATTATTAAaggacgtgtgtttgtgtgtgcgtacaaGCGTCGAATCTGATCCCACTGACCCCAATACCTCGAGGCTTATCGCACTAACACCCGTCGCTAACGTGCACGGCGCTAACGTGCACGGCGCTAACGTGCACGGCGCTAACGTGCACGCTGCCACTGTGAGCACCGAGGTGTGTCGTGGTCGTGAAGAAGCAACCGCGGTTTCAGAGATAAATGGTTTTCTTCCCTGGCTTTTTTTCGGGATGGTCACCTTTGACCTACACTTTAGTGGATCTAGAGCTCGTCATAAAGACAATGAGACATTATTACATAACCAGAAGGAGTTTTATGTTTCTACGGTTCATTGGACTGAAAGCTGCGTTCCCTCtgctgaccaccagggggcggcgCCGCCTGTTGTATTTACTTTAAACGTATAACACACTACATTTACACCagcaaaatgcatttaaaagtgtATGTAAACCTCTGAAATAGAAATGATATATAGAATGACCCACTTGGCATCGGGTGTGGAATCATGAACAGATGTGGAATCCAGAGGTTCCTCACTGCAGCTTCTGGCCTCCATCAGGAGCCGTTTGACCCCACGACATTTTCTTGGGTGGACGAGGTTGAATTTGTCTcaagttgtttttctcacaaagagcaagaggtcaaaggtgaagacCGGGTTGGGTGTTTTCTGCAGACCTGCTTGATTATCCATTTGTTTGATAAATGGATCTTaaaatttgaatttttttttggtttacaggGACAGTTCACCCAAAAAAGGACCTCTTACACAGGACTAAGATGCCAATGTGATACCAGTATCATTTACTCTACATAGAAACTGGACATGGTTTTATAAATCTGATCGTCTTCAGACCAGAGAAATAATGTTAATGCTTAATTTCATCTCCACATTCCCTAAAAATAgatgaatgtattttaaagaCGATTCTTTTAAATTTAGTtccttaaatataaatattgtttttaattccTCATCCTTACAGACGGTGATTATTGATTCGATATTGTTTCTCTTTCAGGATCGTGGAAATCTACAGCCGGCGACTACAAGGTAccttcaggtcaaaggtcagtgccCCGTGTCCTCTGGCCGACCCGCTCACCTTTGTGTCCGTGGGTCCACAGTTCAGGAGCGGCTGACCAAACAGATCGCCGTGGCCATCACCGAGGCGCTGAAGCCCGCCGGAGTGGGCGTGGTCATCGAGGCCACGTACGACCCTTTCCTTCCCCGCCATCGGCTCGTGGTCATTAAGTCGACAGCTGGACCGCGTTCCTCATCCTGCCTCTCTTCCCCTTCCTTGCAGTCACATGTGCATGGTGATGCGGGGCGTGCAGAAGATGAACAGTAAGACCGTCACCAGCACCATGCTGGGGGTCTTCAGGGAGGACCCCAAGACCCGCGACGAGTTCCTGGCGCTGGTCAGGAGCTGATGACGTT carries:
- the gch1 gene encoding GTP cyclohydrolase 1, encoding MEPSEPTEQLDGGSALNGHLDRTVKRPVPGGSGCAPPTSAAATASAASGAARPVIAGGREERTRSVEDNQTSLPSLAAAYTTILRGLGEDPQRQGLLKTPWRAATAMQFFTKGYQENLIDVLNDAIFDEDHDEMVIVKDIDMFSMCEHHLVPIFGRVHIGYLPNKRVLGLSKLARIVEIYSRRLQVQERLTKQIAVAITEALKPAGVGVVIEATHMCMVMRGVQKMNSKTVTSTMLGVFREDPKTRDEFLALVRS